Proteins from one Blattabacterium cuenoti genomic window:
- the mutS gene encoding DNA mismatch repair protein MutS yields MNRNKKFSYKKKEETPLIKQYNNIKNKYPDTILLFQVGDFYEIFGKDAVICSKILNIVLTKRSNIHLAGFPYHSLNNYLPKLIRSRLRVAICDQLEEPQKGKNLVKRGVTELVTPGITINENILQTKSNNFLASIHVGYKKLGLSLLDISTGEFFLTEDEENNVLQYLKFFNPSEILFQRKEKRFFDKLLKNKYYTFLMENWIFNYEFAYEQLISHFKTNSLKGFGIDNLKLGIISSGVILSYLHNTQHFNIKHISNIQRIKKEEHMWIDDFTFRNLEIFNSLNKEGVPLINILDHTTTPMGSRLLKNWILFPLVNIFCIKKRHKIVQELHSNNIVRNFIKKKLKNVYDIERIIAKMVIRKITPREIYTLHKSVTSITEIKEKILSQESKVLVDIGKSFKDCKTISDKIVKTIEDNTPNQIEKGKGNVIIKGVSKELDQIRVLYFSQKEYLEKLCKIEQKNTGINNLKIGYNNIFGYFFEVRNPKKHHIPSHWFQKQTLSNSGRYITKELKNYELKILNAEQKIFFLEKEIFNNLISEILEYLEYLQTNAKKIAILDVLCSFSNIALENNYVKPKINHSSKIYILKGRHPVIERQFLSKISYIPNDVILNKSDQQIMVITGPNMSGKSAILRQTAIIILMTHIGSFVPAQYAEIGLIDKIFSRVGASDNISLGESTFMVEMNETANILNNISHRSFLILDEIGRGTSTYDGISIAKSIVEFLHESQLRPLTLFATHYHELNEMSSIFKRIKNYHVSVKKIDDDIIFMRKLITGGSEHSFGIHVAKISGMPIKIINRAKEILKTFKIEKSKNK; encoded by the coding sequence ATGAATAGAAATAAAAAGTTTTCTTATAAAAAAAAAGAAGAAACTCCATTGATAAAACAATATAATAATATTAAAAATAAATATCCAGATACTATTTTATTATTTCAAGTTGGAGATTTTTACGAAATATTTGGAAAAGACGCAGTTATATGTTCAAAAATATTAAATATTGTTTTGACTAAACGATCTAATATTCATTTAGCAGGATTTCCTTACCACTCATTAAATAATTATTTGCCAAAATTAATACGATCAAGATTACGGGTAGCAATTTGTGATCAACTAGAAGAACCTCAAAAAGGTAAGAATCTTGTTAAAAGAGGAGTTACTGAATTGGTAACTCCAGGAATAACTATAAATGAAAATATTTTACAAACAAAATCAAACAATTTTTTAGCTTCTATCCATGTTGGATATAAAAAATTGGGATTAAGCCTTTTAGACATTTCTACGGGAGAATTTTTTCTAACAGAAGATGAAGAAAATAATGTGTTACAATATTTAAAATTTTTTAACCCCAGCGAAATTCTTTTTCAAAGAAAAGAAAAAAGATTTTTTGATAAATTATTGAAAAACAAATATTATACTTTTTTAATGGAAAACTGGATATTTAATTATGAATTTGCATATGAACAACTTATATCTCATTTTAAAACGAATTCTCTAAAAGGATTTGGAATCGATAATTTAAAATTAGGAATTATTTCTTCTGGAGTAATATTATCTTATTTACATAATACACAACACTTCAATATAAAACATATTTCTAATATACAAAGAATAAAAAAAGAAGAACATATGTGGATCGATGATTTTACTTTTCGTAATTTAGAAATATTTAATTCTCTAAATAAAGAAGGAGTTCCTTTAATCAATATTTTGGATCATACAACCACTCCTATGGGAAGTAGATTATTAAAAAATTGGATTCTTTTTCCTCTAGTAAACATTTTTTGTATAAAAAAACGACATAAAATAGTACAGGAACTACATTCTAATAATATAGTACGGAATTTTATAAAAAAAAAACTTAAAAATGTTTATGATATAGAAAGAATAATTGCAAAAATGGTTATTAGAAAAATAACTCCTCGTGAAATATATACATTACATAAATCAGTAACTTCCATAACTGAAATAAAAGAAAAAATTTTATCTCAAGAATCTAAAGTTCTCGTAGATATAGGAAAATCTTTTAAAGATTGCAAAACAATATCTGATAAAATTGTTAAAACCATAGAGGATAATACTCCAAATCAAATTGAAAAAGGAAAAGGAAATGTAATTATAAAAGGAGTCTCTAAAGAATTAGATCAAATTCGTGTTCTTTATTTCTCACAAAAAGAATATTTGGAAAAGCTATGTAAAATAGAACAAAAAAACACAGGAATAAACAATTTAAAAATTGGATACAATAACATTTTTGGATACTTTTTTGAAGTAAGAAATCCAAAAAAACATCATATTCCATCTCATTGGTTTCAAAAACAAACTTTATCTAATTCTGGAAGATATATAACCAAAGAGTTAAAAAATTATGAACTGAAAATTTTAAATGCAGAGCAAAAAATATTCTTTTTGGAAAAAGAAATATTTAATAATTTAATTAGTGAAATTTTAGAATATTTAGAATATTTACAAACAAATGCTAAAAAAATTGCAATATTAGACGTTTTATGTTCTTTTTCCAATATTGCATTAGAAAATAATTACGTAAAACCAAAAATTAATCATTCTTCAAAAATATATATTTTAAAAGGAAGACATCCAGTTATAGAAAGACAATTTTTATCCAAAATATCTTATATACCAAATGATGTTATTTTAAATAAATCAGATCAACAAATTATGGTTATTACAGGACCAAATATGTCAGGTAAATCTGCTATTTTGCGACAAACAGCAATTATCATATTAATGACCCATATTGGAAGCTTTGTTCCGGCTCAATATGCAGAGATAGGATTAATAGATAAAATATTTAGCAGAGTAGGAGCTTCTGATAATATTTCTTTGGGAGAATCTACTTTTATGGTAGAAATGAACGAAACGGCAAATATACTAAATAATATCTCCCATAGAAGCTTTCTTATCTTAGATGAGATAGGAAGAGGAACAAGCACTTACGATGGAATTTCAATAGCTAAATCTATCGTTGAATTTTTACATGAGAGTCAATTACGCCCTTTAACTCTATTTGCTACTCATTATCACGAATTAAATGAAATGAGTTCTATCTTTAAAAGAATAAAAAATTATCATGTTTCTGTAAAAAAAATTGATGATGATATTATTTTTATGCGAAAATTAATAACTGGAGGAAGCGAACATAGTTTTGGTATTCACGTAGCAAAAATATCAGGAATGCCTATTAAAATTATTAATAGAGCAAAAGAAATATTGAAAACATTCAAAATAGAAAAAAGTAAAAACAAATGA
- the guaB gene encoding IMP dehydrogenase gives MSLNKKILKEALTFDDVLLVPSFSSILPSEVSLKTYLTPDISLKIPILSAAMDTVTESSLAISIAREGGMGIIHKNMSIKNQSEEVYKVKRSESGMIDDPITLSRDSTLRHAQYLMKRYKISGLPVVEKNRSLVGIITRRDIKYRTDLDSLVENVMTKENLIISSKKNITLEKAKNILLKERIEKLPIVDEESKLVGLITIRDIDNLIDHPNACKDSRGRFRVGAAVGIDKYILERVESLVKVGVDIITIDSAHGHSTRILKIIKSIRSSFPEIPLLAGNVVTKEGAKDLINAGSTVLKVGIGSGSICTTRVIAGVGMPQITAINDVYEYASQRNVSVISDGGIRYSGDVVKAIAAGASSVMIGSLFAGTDESPGEEVIFQGRKFKTYVGMGSLISMKRGSKDRYFQFKEKSVPEGIEAIVPYKGKMKDTIYQICGGLRSGMGYCGVSSITELMEKGKFVRITNSGLKENHPHSVSITKESPNYYLNNNTRDGI, from the coding sequence ATGTCTTTAAATAAAAAGATCTTAAAAGAAGCTCTAACTTTTGATGATGTTCTACTAGTTCCTTCCTTTTCTTCAATTTTACCATCAGAAGTTTCTCTTAAAACTTATTTAACCCCTGATATATCTCTCAAAATTCCTATACTAAGTGCTGCTATGGATACAGTAACTGAATCTTCTTTAGCTATCTCTATAGCTAGAGAAGGAGGAATGGGAATAATTCATAAAAACATGAGTATAAAAAATCAATCAGAAGAAGTGTACAAAGTAAAAAGAAGTGAAAGTGGAATGATTGATGATCCTATCACACTTTCCAGGGATTCTACACTAAGACATGCTCAATATCTTATGAAGAGATATAAAATATCAGGATTACCGGTTGTAGAAAAAAATCGTTCCTTAGTAGGAATTATTACTAGAAGAGACATAAAGTATCGTACAGATTTGGATTCTTTAGTAGAAAATGTAATGACAAAAGAAAACTTAATTATTTCTAGTAAAAAAAATATAACTCTAGAAAAAGCAAAAAATATCTTATTAAAAGAAAGAATAGAAAAATTGCCTATCGTAGATGAAGAAAGTAAATTAGTAGGTTTAATCACAATTAGAGATATCGACAATTTGATAGATCATCCGAATGCTTGCAAAGATTCTAGAGGACGTTTTCGTGTAGGAGCAGCTGTAGGAATAGATAAATATATTTTAGAAAGAGTGGAATCTTTAGTTAAAGTAGGAGTAGATATTATCACTATAGATTCGGCTCATGGTCATTCCACTAGAATTTTAAAAATTATTAAATCAATACGTTCCTCTTTTCCAGAAATCCCATTGTTAGCTGGAAATGTAGTAACGAAAGAAGGCGCTAAAGATTTGATAAATGCTGGATCTACTGTTTTAAAAGTAGGGATAGGATCTGGTTCCATTTGTACAACAAGAGTAATAGCTGGAGTAGGAATGCCTCAAATTACAGCCATTAATGATGTGTATGAATACGCAAGTCAAAGGAATGTTAGTGTTATTTCTGATGGAGGTATTAGATATTCAGGAGACGTGGTAAAAGCTATAGCTGCAGGTGCTAGTTCTGTTATGATTGGAAGTTTATTTGCTGGAACAGATGAATCTCCTGGAGAAGAAGTTATTTTTCAAGGTAGAAAGTTTAAAACTTACGTTGGTATGGGGTCTTTAATTTCTATGAAAAGAGGAAGTAAAGATCGTTATTTTCAGTTTAAAGAAAAGTCTGTTCCAGAAGGAATAGAGGCTATAGTTCCATATAAAGGAAAAATGAAAGATACAATTTATCAAATTTGTGGAGGATTACGTTCTGGAATGGGATACTGTGGTGTTTCATCTATTACAGAACTGATGGAAAAAGGAAAATTTGTAAGAATTACTAATTCAGGATTAAAAGAAAACCATCCACATAGTGTTAGCATTACGAAAGAATCTCCAAACTATTATTTAAATAACAATACCCGGGACGGGATTTGA
- the rplS gene encoding 50S ribosomal protein L19 has protein sequence MLQNLIKYTEEKFISKNDFPPFYSGDTITVFFEIKEGEKKRIQSFKGVIIKKQGKGLTKSFTIRKISSGIGIERIFLLNQPNIHKIEINKKGKVRRSRIYYFRSLKGKKARVKS, from the coding sequence ATGTTACAAAATCTTATTAAATATACAGAAGAAAAATTCATTTCTAAAAACGATTTTCCTCCATTTTATTCTGGAGATACAATTACTGTTTTTTTTGAAATTAAGGAAGGAGAAAAAAAAAGAATTCAGTCATTTAAAGGAGTGATTATAAAAAAACAAGGAAAAGGATTAACAAAATCATTTACTATTAGAAAGATAAGTTCCGGAATAGGAATAGAACGTATATTTTTATTGAATCAACCAAATATACATAAGATAGAAATAAATAAAAAAGGAAAAGTTCGAAGATCGAGAATTTATTATTTTAGATCTCTTAAAGGGAAAAAAGCAAGAGTGAAGAGTTAA
- the glmM gene encoding phosphoglucosamine mutase translates to MTLVKSSSGIRGTLGGKIGKGFSPVDIIKFSAGYISWMRRKYKKKKKYVIILGRDGRITSSLFQEFLIITFRSLGVDVINIGLSTTPTVGIAIIDEKADGGVMLTASHNPKNWNGLKMFNSYGEFLSENDFQKLFYITEKENFLFSSYKELGNVFHKRNCIQKHVKKILSLPIIDQNIIKKAKFKIVIDGINSAGGIAVPILLEHLGVHIIKMHCDPHGDFIHNPEPIQKNLKEICNKVPEVKAHFGISVDPDVDRVVFICENGEFFGEEHTLVAIADYVLENKFGPVVSTLSSSHSLKDLAIKKGVPYHSTSVGEVHVVKKMKEVHAVIGGEGNGGIVYPELRYGRDALVGIALFLTKVAKLSNISLSELKKKYSGYFMSKKKIRFYSHKNIQMLLKTIKKKYRGKKMNLSDGIKIDLLNDEWIHIRKSNTEKIIRIHTESFSKKRADFLAKEILCEIKKL, encoded by the coding sequence TTGACACTTGTAAAATCTTCATCTGGAATAAGAGGAACATTAGGAGGAAAAATAGGAAAAGGATTTTCCCCTGTGGATATAATTAAATTTTCTGCGGGATATATTTCCTGGATGAGAAGAAAATATAAAAAAAAGAAAAAATATGTTATTATTTTAGGTAGAGATGGTAGAATTACTTCTTCCTTATTTCAAGAATTTTTGATTATTACTTTCAGAAGTCTTGGAGTCGATGTTATAAACATTGGTTTATCTACAACTCCTACTGTTGGAATAGCTATTATAGATGAGAAAGCAGATGGAGGAGTTATGTTGACAGCTAGTCATAATCCTAAAAATTGGAATGGATTAAAAATGTTTAATTCTTACGGAGAATTTTTATCTGAAAATGATTTTCAAAAATTATTTTATATAACGGAAAAAGAAAATTTTTTATTTTCTTCTTATAAAGAATTAGGAAATGTTTTTCATAAAAGAAATTGCATTCAAAAACATGTAAAAAAAATTCTTTCATTACCTATTATAGATCAAAATATCATTAAAAAAGCAAAATTCAAAATTGTTATAGATGGAATTAATTCAGCAGGAGGAATTGCAGTTCCTATTCTTTTGGAACATTTGGGCGTCCATATCATTAAAATGCATTGTGATCCTCATGGTGATTTTATTCATAATCCCGAACCTATTCAAAAGAATTTGAAGGAAATATGTAATAAGGTACCAGAAGTAAAAGCGCATTTTGGTATATCCGTGGATCCAGATGTCGATCGTGTAGTATTTATTTGTGAAAATGGAGAATTTTTTGGAGAGGAACACACTTTAGTTGCTATTGCTGATTATGTATTAGAAAATAAATTTGGACCCGTTGTCTCCACTTTATCTTCTTCTCATTCATTAAAGGATCTTGCCATTAAAAAAGGAGTTCCTTATCATTCTACTTCTGTAGGAGAAGTTCACGTTGTCAAAAAAATGAAAGAAGTACATGCTGTTATTGGTGGAGAAGGAAACGGAGGAATTGTTTATCCTGAATTACGTTATGGAAGAGATGCGTTAGTAGGAATAGCTCTATTCTTAACAAAAGTAGCAAAACTTTCTAATATTTCATTATCTGAATTAAAAAAAAAATATTCTGGCTATTTTATGTCGAAAAAAAAAATTCGATTTTATTCCCATAAAAATATTCAAATGTTACTAAAAACAATTAAAAAAAAGTATAGAGGAAAGAAAATGAATTTAAGTGATGGTATTAAAATTGATTTATTAAATGATGAATGGATACATATAAGGAAATCTAATACTGAAAAAATTATTAGAATACATACAGAAAGTTTTTCAAAAAAAAGAGCTGATTTTTTAGCAAAAGAAATTTTGTGTGAAATAAAGAAATTATAA
- a CDS encoding ABC transporter permease gives MNFEWFFSKRTIWKDCGSNKRLRTIILITQTTISFGLIIIILTFSIGFGFKKIIKDKFLNIRGQFIVKNNNSFFSRKETNFFLKEHFQCDLVKQIHGIIENNVIICTEKKMGRYVYKGLYEDYNPFFFQYFLVKGNLRDAKENFNKNVVLSKKISLSLGLEIGSNVKIDFLFFKKKGSPIVISKKFIVSGLYETGIPEFDDLYIIGNIKHIQQIYGWKEDLSNKFEIFLYSFEKGNTKKNFFKKISNNFSVQTIYDQKNNEIIKWLNMFDTNIIIISFIVFISIVINMMVFILILFLERIRTIGILKTLGAKNKVIHKIFIFYVLHIFIPSLIVGNFIGITLLVIQKKFHFVSLNKIQYFVDFVPIYININHILTINLVITSICFVTILFPILFIINKISTIKIVEIE, from the coding sequence TTGAATTTTGAATGGTTTTTTTCTAAAAGAACAATTTGGAAAGATTGTGGTTCAAACAAAAGACTTAGAACAATAATTTTAATAACACAAACAACAATATCTTTTGGTTTAATTATTATTATTTTGACTTTTTCTATAGGATTTGGATTTAAAAAAATCATCAAAGACAAATTTTTAAATATTAGAGGTCAATTTATTGTTAAAAACAATAATTCTTTTTTTTCTAGAAAAGAAACAAATTTTTTTCTGAAAGAACATTTTCAATGTGATCTTGTTAAACAGATTCATGGAATTATTGAAAATAATGTTATTATTTGTACTGAAAAAAAAATGGGAAGATACGTATATAAAGGTTTATATGAAGATTATAATCCATTTTTTTTTCAATATTTTTTAGTCAAGGGAAATTTGCGAGATGCAAAAGAAAATTTTAATAAAAACGTTGTTTTATCCAAAAAAATATCCCTATCATTAGGATTAGAGATAGGATCAAATGTAAAAATAGATTTTCTATTTTTTAAAAAAAAAGGATCTCCTATTGTAATTTCTAAAAAATTTATAGTCTCTGGGTTATATGAAACAGGAATTCCAGAATTTGATGATTTATATATTATTGGTAATATAAAACATATTCAACAGATTTATGGATGGAAAGAAGATTTATCCAATAAATTTGAGATTTTTTTGTATTCCTTTGAAAAAGGAAATACCAAAAAAAATTTTTTTAAAAAAATATCTAATAATTTTTCAGTTCAAACTATTTATGATCAAAAAAATAATGAAATTATAAAATGGTTAAATATGTTTGACACAAATATTATTATTATTAGTTTTATTGTTTTTATTTCAATAGTAATAAATATGATGGTATTTATACTAATACTTTTTTTAGAAAGAATTAGAACTATAGGTATTTTAAAAACTTTAGGAGCTAAAAATAAAGTTATACATAAAATATTCATATTTTATGTTCTACACATATTTATTCCATCATTAATTGTAGGAAATTTTATAGGAATTACTTTATTAGTAATCCAAAAAAAATTTCATTTTGTTTCATTGAACAAAATACAATATTTTGTGGATTTTGTTCCAATTTACATCAATATAAATCATATTTTAACTATTAATTTAGTAATTACTTCAATTTGTTTTGTAACAATACTCTTCCCTATTTTATTTATTATTAATAAAATTTCTACTATTAAAATAGTAGAAATTGAATAG
- the dnaB gene encoding replicative DNA helicase: MNKIWINQNQEKENNLLIQTGKIPPQALDLEEAIIGSIMIDKKGLDEIVDILFPEIFYKKAHQEIFESVQRLYHNSNPIDLYTVSNELRKNGKLELAGGEFYLIKLTQKVVSSAHIEYHSRIVLQKFLLRKLINISSNIIQKCYEESTDVFDLLDHAESKLFEMNQKYLIEKKHETTQCLVKSAIDKIRKVEKERLSGISSGFYKMDQITSGWQNSDLIIIASRPGMGKTTFMLSMVENIVIEQKIPVLVFSLEMSSIQLITRLISSETGISLEKIKKANLSKLDWECLMNKTENLKNAPLFIDDTPSLSIFGLRSKCRRFISQHGVKLILIDYLQLMVINDHGLKLQNREQEISVISRNLKSIAKELDIPVIALSQLSRAVETRGGSKRPLLSDLRESGAIEQDADIVLFIYRPEYYGFKIWDYDGNNDSCIGQAEIIIAKHRNGGLDKFRLRFISNQAKFVNLEEEKSKSLVWEENSFMSFSRYFDKNNNNIESRYNNEIDFLNDEDLK, translated from the coding sequence ATGAATAAAATTTGGATAAACCAAAATCAAGAAAAGGAAAATAATTTGCTTATTCAAACAGGAAAAATTCCTCCTCAAGCATTGGATTTAGAAGAAGCGATAATAGGATCCATAATGATAGATAAAAAAGGATTAGATGAAATTGTTGATATACTTTTTCCTGAGATCTTTTATAAAAAAGCACATCAAGAAATTTTTGAATCAGTACAAAGATTGTATCATAATTCTAATCCTATTGACCTATATACTGTTTCAAATGAACTTCGAAAAAATGGGAAGTTGGAATTAGCAGGAGGAGAATTTTATTTAATAAAATTAACTCAAAAAGTTGTTTCTTCTGCGCATATCGAGTATCATAGTAGGATCGTATTACAAAAATTTCTTTTAAGAAAGTTGATCAATATATCTTCCAATATTATTCAAAAATGTTATGAAGAAAGTACAGATGTGTTTGATCTTTTGGATCATGCAGAATCTAAACTTTTTGAAATGAACCAAAAATATTTGATTGAAAAAAAACATGAAACAACTCAATGTTTAGTAAAATCAGCTATTGATAAAATAAGAAAAGTAGAGAAAGAAAGATTAAGTGGAATTTCTTCTGGATTTTATAAAATGGATCAAATAACATCTGGATGGCAAAATTCTGATTTAATTATAATTGCTTCCAGACCTGGAATGGGAAAAACAACTTTTATGTTGTCCATGGTTGAAAATATTGTAATAGAGCAAAAAATTCCTGTTTTAGTTTTTTCATTGGAGATGTCTTCTATTCAATTAATTACAAGATTGATTTCATCAGAGACAGGTATTTCTTTAGAAAAAATAAAAAAAGCTAATCTATCTAAATTAGATTGGGAATGCTTAATGAATAAAACAGAAAATTTAAAAAACGCTCCTTTATTTATAGATGATACTCCTTCTTTATCTATATTCGGATTACGTTCTAAATGCCGTCGTTTTATATCTCAGCATGGAGTTAAATTGATATTAATAGATTATTTACAATTAATGGTTATTAATGATCATGGATTGAAATTACAAAATAGAGAACAAGAAATATCAGTTATTTCCAGAAATTTAAAATCTATAGCTAAGGAACTTGATATCCCTGTTATAGCTTTGTCTCAACTTTCTAGAGCTGTTGAAACGAGAGGTGGAAGTAAACGTCCTTTATTATCTGATTTACGTGAATCTGGTGCTATTGAACAAGATGCAGATATTGTTTTATTTATTTATAGACCTGAATATTACGGATTTAAAATTTGGGATTATGATGGAAATAACGATTCATGCATTGGTCAAGCAGAGATAATTATAGCTAAACATAGAAATGGAGGGTTAGATAAATTTCGTTTGAGATTTATAAGTAATCAAGCAAAATTTGTGAATTTAGAAGAAGAAAAATCTAAATCATTGGTTTGGGAAGAAAATTCTTTTATGTCGTTTTCTAGATATTTTGATAAAAACAATAATAATATAGAATCTCGATATAACAATGAGATTGATTTTCTTAATGATGAAGATCTAAAATAG
- a CDS encoding acetyl-CoA carboxylase carboxyltransferase subunit alpha produces MEYLDFEKPIQEIKDQYVKCMLIEEKSGVDMKEVCRQLQSKLEETIKKIHNNLTSWQRVQLSRHPNRPYTLDYIQSITKKDSFIELHGDRNFGDDKAVVGGFGKIEENTFMLIGTQKGRNTKDRQYRRFGMPNPEGYRKALRLMKLAEKFCKPVITFVDTPGAFPGIEAEKRGQGEAIGKNIYEMMCLKVPIIVLIIGEGASGGALGIGIGDKISMMENSWFSVISPESCSTILWGKWDKKEISSEVLKLTAEDMYKLNLIDDIIKEPLGGAHFCPRKAYKLVKKKIIKHYKQLSIIEIESLIRKRKNKYISIGCFDE; encoded by the coding sequence ATGGAATACTTAGATTTTGAAAAGCCAATACAAGAAATTAAAGATCAGTATGTTAAATGTATGTTGATAGAGGAAAAAAGTGGAGTAGATATGAAGGAAGTTTGTAGGCAATTACAATCAAAATTAGAAGAAACTATTAAAAAGATACATAATAATTTAACTTCCTGGCAAAGAGTTCAATTATCTAGACACCCAAACAGACCTTACACTTTAGATTACATACAGTCTATAACAAAAAAAGATTCTTTTATAGAATTACATGGAGATCGTAATTTTGGAGATGATAAAGCTGTAGTAGGAGGTTTTGGAAAAATAGAAGAAAATACTTTTATGTTAATAGGGACACAAAAGGGAAGAAATACTAAAGATAGACAATATAGAAGGTTTGGAATGCCTAATCCTGAAGGATATAGAAAAGCTTTACGTTTAATGAAATTGGCGGAAAAATTTTGTAAACCTGTTATTACTTTTGTTGATACTCCAGGAGCATTTCCAGGAATTGAAGCAGAAAAAAGAGGTCAAGGAGAAGCAATTGGAAAGAATATTTATGAAATGATGTGTTTAAAAGTTCCTATTATTGTTTTAATCATAGGAGAGGGAGCTAGCGGGGGAGCTTTAGGAATTGGAATAGGAGACAAAATTTCTATGATGGAAAATTCATGGTTTTCTGTTATTTCTCCTGAAAGTTGCTCTACAATACTTTGGGGAAAATGGGACAAGAAAGAGATATCATCAGAAGTATTAAAACTGACAGCAGAAGATATGTATAAATTAAATCTTATAGATGATATTATTAAAGAACCTTTAGGAGGGGCTCATTTTTGTCCAAGAAAAGCTTATAAATTAGTAAAAAAAAAAATAATAAAACATTATAAACAATTATCTATTATTGAAATAGAATCTCTTATTAGAAAGAGAAAAAATAAGTATATTTCCATAGGCTGTTTCGATGAATAA
- a CDS encoding succinate dehydrogenase/fumarate reductase iron-sulfur subunit yields the protein MKKPLKFKLKIWRQENNKEKGYFKTYIVNNISPNSSFLEMLDLLNNEIIKNKEETSTIAFDHDCREGICGMCSLHINGRPHGPDNLTTTCQLHMRHFSEGETIYVEPWRAKPFPVIKDLIVDRSSFDRIIISGGFISVNTLGKTIDGNMIPISKDEADKAFDAAICIGCGACVAACKNKSAMLFVAAKVSQFSLLPQGKIERKRRVLNMINKMDEEGFGSCTNTQACEIECPKGISTEYISLMNSEYIRSFIT from the coding sequence ATGAAAAAACCACTTAAATTTAAATTAAAAATATGGAGACAAGAAAATAATAAAGAAAAAGGTTATTTTAAAACTTATATAGTTAATAATATATCTCCTAACAGCTCATTTTTAGAAATGTTGGATCTTTTAAATAATGAAATCATAAAAAATAAAGAAGAGACTTCTACAATAGCATTTGATCACGATTGTCGGGAAGGAATTTGTGGAATGTGTTCTTTGCATATAAATGGAAGGCCTCATGGACCGGATAATTTAACTACTACTTGTCAACTACATATGCGTCATTTTAGTGAAGGAGAAACTATATATGTTGAACCTTGGAGAGCTAAGCCTTTTCCTGTTATTAAAGATCTTATTGTGGATAGATCTTCTTTTGATAGAATTATTATATCAGGTGGTTTTATTTCTGTAAATACATTAGGAAAAACAATAGATGGGAACATGATTCCCATTTCAAAAGACGAAGCGGATAAAGCTTTTGATGCTGCTATATGCATTGGTTGTGGAGCATGTGTAGCAGCATGTAAAAATAAATCTGCTATGTTATTTGTTGCAGCAAAAGTTTCGCAATTTTCTTTACTACCTCAAGGTAAGATAGAAAGAAAAAGAAGAGTGTTAAATATGATAAATAAAATGGATGAAGAAGGATTTGGATCTTGTACTAACACACAAGCATGTGAAATAGAATGTCCAAAAGGAATATCTACAGAATATATTTCTTTAATGAATAGTGAATATATTCGTTCATTTATTACTTAG